A region of Arabidopsis thaliana chromosome 5, partial sequence DNA encodes the following proteins:
- a CDS encoding ChaC-like family protein (ChaC-like family protein; CONTAINS InterPro DOMAIN/s: ChaC-like protein (InterPro:IPR006840); BEST Arabidopsis thaliana protein match is: ChaC-like family protein (TAIR:AT4G31290.1); Has 1807 Blast hits to 1807 proteins in 277 species: Archae - 0; Bacteria - 0; Metazoa - 736; Fungi - 347; Plants - 385; Viruses - 0; Other Eukaryotes - 339 (source: NCBI BLink).), with translation MVLWVFGYGSLIWNPGFDFDEKLIGYIKDYKRVFDLACIDHRGTPEHPARTCTLEQSTGAICWGAAYCVRGGPEKEKLAMEYLERRECEYDSKTLVEFYTENDTSTPIVTGVIVFTSTPDKVSNKYYLGPAPLEEMARQIATASGPCGNNREYLFKLEKAMFDIEHEEEYVIELANEVRKQLDLPEEVKALLKPIVSHVSVKSQAHVSTRQRVFAS, from the exons ATGGTTTTGTGGGTATTTGGATATGGTTCTTTGATCTGGAACccaggttttgattttgatgaaaaactCATTGGTTATATCAAGGACTATAAACGTGTCTTCGATCTAG CGTGTATTGATCATAGAGGTACTCCTGAACATCCTGCTAGGACTTGTACGCTGGAGCAATCCACCGGAGCTATTTGC TGGGGTGCTGCTTATTGTGTTCGTGGAGGaccagagaaagagaaactaGCAATGGAG TACTTGGAACGAAGAGAGTGTGAATACGACTCAAAAACACTTGTTGAGTTTTACACT GAAAATGACACTTCCACGCCAATCGTTACCGGAGTTATTGT CTTCACGTCAACACCAGACAAAGTGTCGAACAAATACTACTTAGGTCCAGCTCCATTGGAAGAAATGGCGAGGCAAATCGCTACGGCTTCGGGACCTTGTGGGAACAACCGAGAGTATCTTTTCAAGCTAGAGAAAGCAATGTTCGACATTG AGCATGAGGAAGAGTATGTGATTGAGTTAGCGAATGAGGTTAGGAAGCAACTCGATTTACCGGAGGAAGTGAAGGCATTGTTGAAGCCTATTGTTTCTCATGTATCCGTCAAGTCTCAAGCTCATGTTTCCACTCGTCAACGGGTCTTTGCATCATGA
- a CDS encoding ChaC-like family protein yields MVLWVFGYGSLIWNPGFDFDEKLIGYIKDYKRVFDLACIDHRGTPEHPARTCTLEQSTGAICWGAAYCVRGGPEKEKLAMEYLERRECEYDSKTLVEFYTENDTSTPIVTGVIVFTSTPDKVSNKYYLGPAPLEEMARQIATASGPCGNNREYLFKLEKAMFDIGIRESFLNDFILKKPLFLV; encoded by the exons ATGGTTTTGTGGGTATTTGGATATGGTTCTTTGATCTGGAACccaggttttgattttgatgaaaaactCATTGGTTATATCAAGGACTATAAACGTGTCTTCGATCTAG CGTGTATTGATCATAGAGGTACTCCTGAACATCCTGCTAGGACTTGTACGCTGGAGCAATCCACCGGAGCTATTTGC TGGGGTGCTGCTTATTGTGTTCGTGGAGGaccagagaaagagaaactaGCAATGGAG TACTTGGAACGAAGAGAGTGTGAATACGACTCAAAAACACTTGTTGAGTTTTACACT GAAAATGACACTTCCACGCCAATCGTTACCGGAGTTATTGT CTTCACGTCAACACCAGACAAAGTGTCGAACAAATACTACTTAGGTCCAGCTCCATTGGAAGAAATGGCGAGGCAAATCGCTACGGCTTCGGGACCTTGTGGGAACAACCGAGAGTATCTTTTCAAGCTAGAGAAAGCAATGTTCGACATTGGTATAAGAGAGAGCTTTCTTAACGACTTTATATTAAAGAAACCACtgtttttggtatga